In a single window of the Drosophila miranda strain MSH22 chromosome XL, D.miranda_PacBio2.1, whole genome shotgun sequence genome:
- the LOC108164466 gene encoding uncharacterized protein LOC108164466 isoform X1 — protein sequence MSHGVLKLKCVFPGSAVGRERSSCHIYLRLAFTHRDLAKKRSIGMAPTGGALTEGRSVAAWSQVASYQASIRLLAHERDYFGKGHICSGALVAPSVVLTVSSCLYSHTRRKHYHPAELRVILGNPQRFAPNDQGLTMGVTHVHQPPKDLALAILMLERDIPVDHPQVQPVLLPHPEQPSSSLSETSLQISTWGYDGHSRELHDLLTLNATQMSCQQSRAQPQPQPQRICVQAETMTSFGGQLFMDAGATLTDRNQLLGLCSADGGGFVDVASHVEWILTQIGDGSNQNSSFWGVLLVLAFTVYVLTVSRKSLLA from the exons ATGAGCCATGGCGTGCTAAAGCTCAAGTGTGTGTTTCCCGGCAGTGCTGTAGGAAGGGAACGTAGTAGCTGTCATATCTACCTACGACTAG CGTTCACGCATCGCGATCTGGCCAAGAAGCGCAGCATTGGAATGGCCCCAACCGGGGGAGCTCTGACAGAGGGAAGAAGTGTCGCCGCGTGGTCACAGGTGGCCTCATACCAGGCCTCCATCCGTCTGTTGGCCCACGAGCGCGACTACTTTGGCAAGGGACACATCTGCTCGGGGGCCCTGGTGGCGCCCTCGGTGGTGCTCACGGTGAGCAGCTGCCTCTACAG CCATACACGTAGGAAGCACTATCATCCGGCGGAGCTGCGCGTCATACTCGGCAATCCTCAGCGCTTTGCACCCAACGATCAGGGACTCACCATGGGGGTAACGCATGTCCACCAGCCGCCGAAGGATCTGGCCCTGGCTATACTCATGTTGGAGCGGGATATACCAGTGGATCATCCCCAGGTCCAGCCCGTTCTGCTGCCCCATCCAGAGCAGCCATCCAGTTCGCTGTCGGAAACCTCCCTGCAGATCAGCACTTGGGGCTACGATGGACACAGCCGCGAGCTACACGACCTGCTCACCCTGAATGCCACGCAAATGTCCTGCCAGCAGTCGCGGGCACAGCCACAACCTCAGCCCCAGAGAATCTGCGTCCAGGCTGAGACTATGACATCGTTCGGAGGACAGCTCTTCATGGATGCTGGGGCCACGCTAACGGATCGAAATCAACTGCTGGGACTGTGCAGTGCGGACGGTGGTGGCTTCGTGGACGTGGCCAGCCATGTGGAGTGGATCCTCACACAAATAGGCGATGGCTCCAATCAGAACAGCTCCTTTTGGGGCGTCCTTTTGGTCCTCGCCTTCACAGTGTATGTACTGACAGTGAGTCGAAAGTCCCTGCTCGCATAG
- the LOC108164460 gene encoding uncharacterized protein LOC108164460 gives MFAPGVCLVFVSVFLVCPVNGAAPPPLAVNVHGGGGGGAGASSLLPSVCRSTVNGSVEIRLPFVDMELSHEHPLYLMREPTEDVLLVLHGHELFQLHVASGGDKRLMRLGELAGRARVLPGASLGAEVVAWRQFLLLAIVHPETLEVYQLPKQKLMADDTQLSFEPIQEFSLAQGFQQMHLLRHPDPEKVLLLLASNYTKSQGRIQTFEWLDTYFNPVEDFFLPAIRTLQVVGLKPLYILTGRSLRGSHSKLVLTVFELEAATMRLRTRQTLTTQARHVLAFRFRERNSFVACSSSASGSNVSTAGASPDSCLFFRMVEGQFVVYRKHVQRDLHFSRLTVAQQGRLLIGARPNGEVLVFNSQRLDCYNGFVVRGDMEPSGLLSHRNGQNESYLLLTYRRSSSDLVRLVQLGGEQQYEEKKEKTSNQVGREDLSIVQMHRHEFEDTLSSLRSLLLRRKASMEELSRWQKLLQHHSSIHLQKPLHLAAKGRIQRLQLVGSHLRTPTQLRQRLEQLRERFVAIPIRRGRVPRSFGAGNDSSDAIERLKVKRLYVKNLIYQGQLLPGHTLDSSLLTLREPLLTKALHTEQLLTPQDYQKNHTTLAPSSGSPKADLRVRHLHVGRINGVSWFEFYDSLFLRSRDSQLEGRLIFQSRSRVVNLQTELLNGLVVPKLFNLRRHQVVSSNLYMSAFYVSRLEAGRVNGLDFARDIVFRGGNSTWIKTPVRIYQMSVSGDILVGNHTASRQWVQPRQMQMENHGLQQYYTGRVTIKGSLTLNNVLRDTQKSRLLLSTGQSLTKKDLHSTYLLANTPQNLTQLIFGNAKVTTPSLATNHIQGHPVEEHLLTRGSQLGTGNRTLKIIFMNVSVEGDILCRDYTSRLALISREAVRHGQLTNITGHKHFTEPLTVQTLLSQQLNGVPVDELVLKSQSALNFTGVKKFQRLVIGTDMEIGKNLNVSRLNGLPLGQLLGHALSLQRLELKDQRPVHLQSLHFRRLNGLAFDELLGKLSAGTEDGDTPQLLLRKQLLIEGNVRFEGGLHLQDVNGIQWEDYMSRLVRPDANAVLEGRKTFLAPVQLSDALQSPHINGLDLSSLLDNTLLRTTPQAITGAYSCLRMRASNVDVPRLNGVPAELFVDTRREELLLQGDLTVQHLNVNGSLKCPKDLGLEGLDSRLVALWKQPWRRLVVTGDALWQEEKGEAPESHLKYLREHAVRREGNQTIAGHVLLRQPRLERLQTSQQQPLQADLNFTHLAENALLRWTASNESQLVEAPQQLLGPVWARCLDLAGDGHFGRLNDIDLQRLNASLYRLSHGEAIHAELRFEKTPRLGRLVLGQDRQVNGASIEGIFVQGGGRPWPRASFRQLRVEQDLRLGSVNEMSLDYFFEHRVPLRGPTMEVFGGLSFERLILEGRPLLRSINGIGLENAVYRHSRRLQAFGGIKTFAGGVEFEGPGHVMHLNGRDLSESYRQSIFKDRDYNIDSLWLDKAIFPAGLLYVDSAENQLRDASNERVPENLEDLLLQKAIKEKKASKRRLLYLDYDLQPLKALWGKTNESFDLQGMLRLGQQSSAICQGRQLRAQLQLQPARVHLTNVSLSSEMLRLDSGDIRVKVQNHCQLPVKRIRSTIRIECRNESFTLGMRQPVEQLAMLDERLILLGSGIEVRILRLNTNNCSLTDWQSLESVDGRLMKVIRIRKPKKENENEEQYEMNLLLASGVHRHRPALSIHWRDAFSERFQLAQLIGGDYDLADLQEDQLMLSCRRCRHIAIFILNRNHTHEDGPRFVPLQQLRLQEPIEQMIPLFVGGDRYLLVLTQPESKPFYLFTYGQVGGWLQHSYGHKGDGLQWSIPLVQSGEDLQQTEAPLMLLCGGGEAEGECKLVRALLD, from the exons ATGTTCGCCCCTGGCGTGTGTTTAGTTTTTGTGAGTGTTTTCCTAGTTTGTCCGGTGAATGGCGCCGCACCTCCGCCGCTCGCAGTGAACGTTcatggaggtggaggtggaggtgccGGTGCTTCCTCGTTGCTTCCCAGTGTGTGTCGCAGCACTGTGAATGGCAGCGTGGAGATCCGTCTGCCCTTTGTGGACATGGAGCTGAGCCACGAGCATCCGCTGTATCTGATGCGCGAGCCCACCGAAGatgtgctgctggtgctgcacgGCCACGAACTCTTTCAGCTGCACGTGGCCAGCGGGGGAGACAAGCGCCTGATGCGCCTGGGCGAGCTAGCTGGACGGGCGCGGGTGCTGCCCGGGGCCTCCCTGGGCGCTGAGGTGGTGGCCTGGCGCCAGTTCCTGCTGCTGGCCATCGTTCATCCGGAGACGCTGGAGGTTTACCAGCTGCCCAAGCAGAAGCTCATGGCCGATGACACCCAGCTGAGCTTCGAGCCCATTCAGGAATTCTCGCTGGCCCAAGGCTTCCAGCAGATGCACTTGCTCAGGCATCCTGATCCTGAGaaggtgctgctgctgctggcctccAACTACACGAAATCCCAAGGGAGGATCCA AACCTTCGAGTGGCTGGACACGTACTTCAATCCCGTAGAAGATTTTTTCCTGCCCGCCATCCGCACGCTCCAGGTGGTGGGGCTAAAACCCCTGTACATCCTTACCGGCCGTTCCCTGCGCGGCTCCCATTCCAAG TTGGTGCTCACTGTTTTCGAGCTGGAGGCCGCGACGATGCGGCTGCGTACTCGTCAGACCCTGACCACTCAGGCGCGGCATGTGCTGGCGTTCCGCTTTCGTGAACGCAACTCCTTCGTTGCCTGCTCCTCGTCCGCATCTGGCTCCAATGTGAGCACTGCTGGTGCTTCTCCCGACTCCTGCCTTTTCTTCCGCATGGTCGAGGGACAGTTTGTGGTGTATCGCAAACACGTCCAGCGAGATCTGCACTTCTCCCGCCTGACGGTGGCCCAGCAGGGGCGTCTCCTGATAGGCGCACGCCCTAATGGCGAAGTGCTCGTCTTCAATAGCCAGCGGCTGGACTGCTACAACGGATTTGTTGTGCGGGGGGACATGGAACCCAGCGGTTTGCTCAGCCATCGCAATGGACAGAACGAGAGCTACCTGCTGCTGACCTACCGCCGATCCTCGAGTGATTTGGTGCGCCTGGTGCAGCTAGGCGGAGAGCAGCAGTATGAggagaagaaggagaagaccaGCAACCAAGTGGGAAGAGAAGATCTGAGCATCGTGCAGATGCATCGCCACGAGTTCGAGGATACCCTATCGAGCCTGAGGAGCCTCCTGCTGCGCCGCAAAGCTTCAATGGAAGAACTAAGTCGTTGGCAGAAGCTACTCCAGCATCACTCCTCGATTCACTTGCAGAAACCCCTCCATTTGGCTGCAAAAGGACGCATCCAAAGGTTGCAGCTGGTGGGCAGTCACCTGCGCACTCCCACACAGCTTAGGCAGCGTCTGGAGCAGCTGCGTGAACGATTCGTAGCCATACCCATACGCCGTGGACGTGTCCCGAGATCCTTTGGTGCGGGAAATGACTCCAGCGATGCCATAGAGCGGCTGAAGGTGAAGCGATTGTATGTCAAGAATCTCATCTACCAGGGCCAGTTGCTGCCAG GCCACACACTAGACTCCTCTCTGTTGACCCTCAGGGAACCCTTGCTGACCAAGGCGCTGCACACAGAGCAGCTGCTCACGCCCCAGGACTACCAGAAGAACCACACAACTCTTGCCCCTTCGAGTGGATCCCCCAAGGCGGATTTACGGGTGCGTCACTTGCATGTGGGTCGCATCAATGGTGTGTCCTGGTTTGAGTTCTACGACTCGCTATTCCTACGCTCCCGCGATTCCCAGCTGGAGGGACGCCTCATCTTTCAGTCGCGGTCGCGAGTCGTGAACCTCCAGACGGAACTGCTCAATGGTTTGGTGGTGCCTAAGCTGTTCAATCTGAGGCGCCACCAGGTGGTCAGCTCCAATCTCTACATGTCAGCCTTTTATGTGTCCCGCCTGGAGGCGGGACGAGTGAATGGTCTGGACTTTGCTCGTGACATAGTCTTTCGCGGCGGCAACAGCACGTGGATAAAAA CGCCAGTTCGTATCTACCAGATGAGCGTCTCGGGGGATATCCTGGTGGGCAATCACACAGCCAGCAGACAGTGGGTGCAGCCACGACAGATGCAGATGGAGAACCATGGCCTGCAGCAGTACTACACGGGCAGGGTGACCATCAAGGGATCCCTGACGCTGAACAATGTGCTAAGGGATACCCAGAAGTCGCGACTCCTGCTGTCCACAGGCCAATCGCTGACTAAGAAGGACCTCCACTCCACCTACCTGCTGGCCAACACTCCGCAGAACCTAACACAACTGATATTTGGCAATGCCAAGGTCACGACACCCTCACTGGCCACCAACCATATACAGGGCCATCCCGTGGAGGAGCATCTGCTGACCAGAGGCAGCCAATTGGGGACAGGCAACCGCACGTTGAAAATCATCTTCATGAATGTCAGCGTCGAGGGTGACATCCTCTGTCGCGACTACACCTCCCGCCTGGCCCTGATCTCGCGAGAGGCAGTGCGTCATGGCCAGCTGACGAACATTACAGGGCACAAGCATTTCACCGAACCCCTAACTGTGCAGACGCTGCTCAGCCAGCAGCTGAACGGTGTGCCCGTGGATGAACTGGTGCTCAAGTCCCAATCCGCCCTAAATTTCACCGGAGTCAAGAAATTCCAGCGTTTGGTCATCGGAACAGATATGGAGATCGGGAAAAATCTGAATGTGAGTCGCCTGAATGGACTGCCACTCGGCCAGCTGCTGGGCCATGCCCTCAGCCTGCAGCGCCTCGAGCTGAAGGACCAGAGGCCAGTGCACCTGCAGAGCCTCCACTTTCGACGCCTCAACGGTCTGGCCTTTGACGAGCTGCTGGGAAAGCTTTCGGCCGGCACAGAGGATGGGGATACGCCGCAGCTGTTGCTCCGCAAGCAGCTGCTCATCGAGGGGAATGTCCGATTCGAGGGCGGACTCCACCTGCAGGATGTCAATGGGATACAGTGGGAGGATTATATGTCGCGCCTGGTTCGTCCCGATGCCAATGCCGTGCTGGAGGGCCGCAAGACCTTCCTGGCCCCCGTACAACTGAGCGACGCCCTGCAGTCGCCGCATATTAATGGCCTGGATCTGAGCAGCCTGCTGGACAACACCCTGCTCCGGACCACGCCGCAGGCCATCACTGGAGCCTATAGCTGCCTCCGAATGAGGGCCAGCAATGTGGATGTTCCCCGGCTAAATGGAGTGCCTGCCGAGCTCTTTGTGGACACGCGTCGTGAGGAGCTTCTGCTGCAGGGAGATCTCACTGTGCAGCACTTGAATGTCAATGGGAGTCTCAAGTGTCCCAAGGATCTGGGACTGGAAGGCCTGGACAGTCGACTGGTGGCGCTGTGGAAGCAGCCGTGGCGGCGCTTGGTGGTGACTGGCGATGCCCTCTGGCAGGAGGAAAAGGGGGAGGCACCCGAGAGCCACTTAAAGTATCTCCGAGAGCATGCAGTGCGGCGGGAGGGAAACCAAACGATTGCCGGACACGTGCTGTTGCGGCAGCCCCGCCTGGAGAGGCTGCAAACCAGCCAGCAACAGCCGCTGCAAGCGGACCTCAACTTCACCCACCTGGCGGAAAATGCCCTGCTCCGATGGACCGCCAGCAACGAGAGCCAGCTGGTGGAGGCCCCCCAGCAGCTGCTGGGACCAGTCTGGGCCAGGTGCTTGGACCTGGCAGGTGATGGTCACTTTGGACGGCTGAACGACATCGATTTGCAGCGACTAAATGCCTCCCTCTACCGCCTGTCCCATGGAGAAGCTATCCATGCCGAACTGCGCTTTGAAAAGACACCCCGTCTGGGCAGACTAGTGTTGGGACAGGACCGCCAGGTGAACGGTGCCAGTATCGAGGGAATCTTTGTGCAGGGCGGCGGCAGGCCCTGGCCAAGGGCCAGCTTCAGGCAGCTGCGAGTGGAGCAGGACCTGCGCCTGGGCAGCGTCAATGAGATGAGCCTGGATTACTTTTTCGAGCATCGCGTGCCCCTGCGTGGCCCCACCATGGAAGTGTTTGGAGGCCTAAGTTTCGAGCGTCTGATCCTCGAGGGGAGACCCCTGCTGCGGTCCATTAACGGCATTGGGCTGGAGAATGCCGTATATCGGCATAGTCGTCGGCTGCAGGCATTTGGCGGCATCAAGACGTTTGCGGGCGGCGTGGAGTTCGAGGGACCCGGCCATGTGATGCACCTCAATGGCAGGGATCTTAGCGAGAGCTATCGACAGAGCATCTTTAAGGATCGCGACTATAATATCGATAGCCTGTGGCTGGATAAAGCCATCTTTCCGGCCGGCCTGCTCTATGTGGATTCGGCAGAGAACCAGCTGCGTGACGCGTCCAACGAGCGGGTCCCCGAGAATCTGGAGgatctgctgctgcagaaggCGATAAAGGAGAAGAAGGCCAGTAAGCGGCGACTGCTGTACCTGGACTACGACCTGCAGCCGCTAAAGGCGCTCTGGGGCAAAACTAACGAGTCCTTTGACCTGCAGGGCATGCTCAGACTCGGCCAGCAGTCCTCTGCCATCTGCCAGGGCCGCCAGCTAAGGGCCCAGCTCCAGTTGCAGCCAGCGAGGGTCCACCTGACCAACGTTAGTCTGTCCAGCGAGATGCTGCGTCTGGACTCTGGGGACATACGCGTGAAAGTGCAGAATCATTGCCAGCTTCCGGTGAAGCGGATCCGCAGCACCATCCGGATCGAGTGCAGGAATGAGTCCTTCACATTGGGTATGCGCCAGCCAGTGGAGCAGCTGGCGATGCTGGATGAGAGATTGATCCTGCTAGGCAGTGGAATCGAAGTGCGCATCCTGCGGCTGAACACGAACAACTGCAGCCTCACCGACTGGCAGTCCCTGGAATCGGTTGATGGCCGCCTGATGAAGGTTATTCGCATAAGGAAGCCCAAGAAGGAGAACGAGAATGAGGAGCAGTACGAGATGAATCTCCTGCTGGCCAGTGGAGTGCACAGGCATCGTCCGGCACTCTCCATCCACTGGAGGGATGCATTCAGTGAGCGCTTCCAGCTCGCCCAGCTAATTGGCGGCGACTACGACCTGGCCGATCTCCAGGAGGATCAGCTAATGCTCAGCTGCCGGCGGTGTCGCCACATAGCCATCTTCATTCTGAACCGCAATCACACCCACGAGGACGGTCCGCGGTTTGTGCCGCTGCAGCAGTTGCGCCTCCAGGAGCCCATTGAGCAGATGATCCCTCTGTTCGTAGGCGGAGATCGTTACCTGCTGGTGCTCACACAGCCAGAGTCGAAGCCCTTCTACTTGTTCACCTACGGCCAGGTGGGTGGATGGCTACAGCACTCCTACGGCCACAAAGGAGATGGCCTGCAGTGGTCCATTCCGTTGGTGCAATCCGGCGAGGACTTGCAACAAACGGAAGCACCTTTGATGCTGCTATGCGGAGGAGGAGAAGCAGAAGGAGAGTGCAAACTGGTCAGAGCTTTGTTGGATTAG
- the LOC108164466 gene encoding uncharacterized protein LOC108164466 isoform X2 produces the protein MQLNDHYRKIMKILIFAFLCTEMQTTFTHRDLAKKRSIGMAPTGGALTEGRSVAAWSQVASYQASIRLLAHERDYFGKGHICSGALVAPSVVLTVSSCLYSHTRRKHYHPAELRVILGNPQRFAPNDQGLTMGVTHVHQPPKDLALAILMLERDIPVDHPQVQPVLLPHPEQPSSSLSETSLQISTWGYDGHSRELHDLLTLNATQMSCQQSRAQPQPQPQRICVQAETMTSFGGQLFMDAGATLTDRNQLLGLCSADGGGFVDVASHVEWILTQIGDGSNQNSSFWGVLLVLAFTVYVLTVSRKSLLA, from the exons ATGCAGCTGAACGATCATTATCGCAAGATCATGAAGATACTGATCTTTGCATTTCTGTGCACCGAGATGCAGACGA CGTTCACGCATCGCGATCTGGCCAAGAAGCGCAGCATTGGAATGGCCCCAACCGGGGGAGCTCTGACAGAGGGAAGAAGTGTCGCCGCGTGGTCACAGGTGGCCTCATACCAGGCCTCCATCCGTCTGTTGGCCCACGAGCGCGACTACTTTGGCAAGGGACACATCTGCTCGGGGGCCCTGGTGGCGCCCTCGGTGGTGCTCACGGTGAGCAGCTGCCTCTACAG CCATACACGTAGGAAGCACTATCATCCGGCGGAGCTGCGCGTCATACTCGGCAATCCTCAGCGCTTTGCACCCAACGATCAGGGACTCACCATGGGGGTAACGCATGTCCACCAGCCGCCGAAGGATCTGGCCCTGGCTATACTCATGTTGGAGCGGGATATACCAGTGGATCATCCCCAGGTCCAGCCCGTTCTGCTGCCCCATCCAGAGCAGCCATCCAGTTCGCTGTCGGAAACCTCCCTGCAGATCAGCACTTGGGGCTACGATGGACACAGCCGCGAGCTACACGACCTGCTCACCCTGAATGCCACGCAAATGTCCTGCCAGCAGTCGCGGGCACAGCCACAACCTCAGCCCCAGAGAATCTGCGTCCAGGCTGAGACTATGACATCGTTCGGAGGACAGCTCTTCATGGATGCTGGGGCCACGCTAACGGATCGAAATCAACTGCTGGGACTGTGCAGTGCGGACGGTGGTGGCTTCGTGGACGTGGCCAGCCATGTGGAGTGGATCCTCACACAAATAGGCGATGGCTCCAATCAGAACAGCTCCTTTTGGGGCGTCCTTTTGGTCCTCGCCTTCACAGTGTATGTACTGACAGTGAGTCGAAAGTCCCTGCTCGCATAG